ATGCTCGGGGTCCAGTACCCCATCGTCCAGGCCCCGATGGGCTGGATCGCCCGCAGCCAGCTGGCCTCGGCCGTGTCGAACGCCGGCGCCATGGGCATCATCGAGACCTCGTCCGGCCAGCTCGACGAGGTGCGGGCCGAGATCGGCAAGATGCGTCAGCTGACCGACAAGCCGTTCGGGGTGAACGTCGCCCAGGCCTTCGTGCGCGACCCCGACATCGTCCAGTTCGTCATCGACCAGGGGGTGAAGTTCGTCTCCACCTCGGCCGGCGACCCGGCCAAATACTGCGGCCAGCTGAAGGCCGCCGGTCTGACCGTCTTCCATGTGGTGCCGTCGCTCGGCGCGGCGCTGAAGGCCATCGAGGCCGGGGTCGACGGGCTGATCGTCGAGGGCGGCGAGGGCGGCGGCTTCAAGAACCCGCGCGACGTGGCGACCATGGTGCTGCTGCCGCTGGTCTGTTCGAAGGTCGATGTGCCGATCATCGCCGCCGGCGGCATCACCGATGGCCGCACCATGGCGGCCGCCTTCGCCCTCGGGGCCGAGGGCGTCCAGATGGGCACCCGCATGGTCTCGGCCGCCGAGTCGCCGGTGCACGAGAACTGGAAGACCGCCATCGTCGAAGCCAAGGAGACCGACACCGTCTTCCTCAACCGCTTCGGCCCCGGCCCGGCGTTGCGGGCCCTGCGCACGGCCAAGACCACCGAATACGAAAAGGCCTCGCCGGAAGGCGGCGTCATGGCCGAGTTCGCCAACGCCCTGAAGCTCTACTTCGGCGGCGACATGGAGGCCTCGATCGCCCTGTCCGGCCAGGTGGCGGGGCGGATCGACAGCGTCCGGCCAGTGGCGGACATCATCCGCGACACCGTGCGTGAGTTCGAGGAAGTCACCGCCGATCTGGGCAGGCGCTACGGAGTCACCTGCTAGATCTGTCATCCCGGAAGCCGCGCAGCGGCTATCCGGGACCCAGGGAGGGCAGGGGCGCCGGCCGCGCAGATTCGACATTCGGGGCCGCGGCCCCTGGGTCCCGGCTCTTCGCTTCGCTACGGCCGGGATGACGGGTAGAGGAGGCGGGCGATGCTGATCCCCATCACCGACCCCGCCGACCCCCGCGTCGAGCCCTACCGCGACATCCGTGAGCGCGACCTCGTCGGCCGGCAGGGCCTGTTCGTGGCCGAGGGGGAGGTGGTGCTGAACCTGCTGGCGCGGTCCAGCCGGTTCGAGGCGGTGTCGGTGCTGATCGACCCCCGCCGCCAGGACAAGCTGGCGCAAACCCTTGATCTCCTTTCAGAAACCACGCCGGTCTACCTCGCCGACCAGGCCGTGCTCGACGCCATTGCCGGCTTCCACCTGCACCGGGGCATCCTCGCCATCGGCCGCAGGCGGGACCCGCCGTCGGCCACGGACCTGCTCGCCACCCTGCCCGAGCGGGCCCTCGTCCTTGCCCTCGTCGGCATCGCCAACCACGACAACATGGGCGGGCTGTTCCGCAACGCCGCCGCCTTCGGGGTCGATGCGGTGCTGCTCGATACCGACTGCTGCGACCCGCTGTATCGCAAGGCTATCCGCGTTTCGGTCGGGGGCGTGCTGACCACGCCCTTCGCCTGGCTGGCTGAGGGCGAGGACCTGATCGCCCTGCTCGGCCAGGCGAATCTGCAGCCCATCGCCCTCAGCCCGGCCGGCCAGACGGTCCTGGCCCGCCTGCCGGTTCCGCCCCGCGCCGCCCTGCTGGCCGGGGCCGAGGGGCCTGGGCTGCCGGACGCCGTCCTCGCGCGCTGCACGACCGTCAGCATCCCGATGGCCGCCGGGTTCGATTCCCTCAATGTCGCCACCAGCGTCGGCATCGCCCTGCACCATCTGCGCAACGGCTAGGAACGTCCGCGCCGGCCCGCCGTTGGGATTGCCAGCAGCAACCCCCGGGCGGAGCGTCCCCATGGCCGACAACAGCAGTTTCAAGACCGATCGCGGCGCCGGGGGGGAGACCCACCAGCATGTGCCCAAGAGCGCCGATCACCAGACCGCCGAGCACCTGACCACCAACCAGGGCATCCGCGTTTCCGACAACCAGAACCAGCTCAAGAGCGGCCCGCGCGGCCCGGTGCTGCTGGAAGACTTCGTCCTGCGGGAGAAGATCTTCCACTTCGACCATGAGCGAATCCCCGAGCGCATCGTCCACGCCCGCGGCTCGGCGGCGCATGGCTTCTTCGAGCTCTACGAGTCGCTCAGCGACATCACCAAGGCCGACCTCTTCCAGCGGGCCGGCGAGAAGACCCCGCTCTTCACCCGCTTCTCGACCGTGGCCGGCGGGGCCGGCTCGGTCGACACCCCGCGCGACGTGCGCGGCTTCGCGGTCAAGTTCTACACCCAGGAAGGCAACTGGGACCTGGTCGGCAACAACATCCCGGTCTTCTTCATCCAGGACGCCATCAAGTTCCCCGACCTCGTCCACTCGGTGAAGATGGAGGCCGATCGCGGCTTCCCGCAGGCGGCCAGCGCCCATGACACCTTCTGGGACTTCATCAGCCTGATGCCGGAATCGACCCACATGATCATGTGGGCGATGTCGGACCGCACCATTCCTCGCTCCCTGCGCACCATCGAGGGGTTCGGCGTCCACACCTTCCGGCTGGTCAACGCCAAGGGCGTCTCCACCTTCGTCAAGTTTCACTGGAAGCCCAAGCAGGGCCTGCAGTCGACCATCTGGGACGAGGCGGTGAAGATCGCCGGCGCCGACCCGGACTTCCACCGCCGCGACCTGTTCGAGGCCATCACCTCGGGCGACTTCCCCGAGTGGGAACTGGGCATCCAGGCCTTCGACCAGGCCTTCGCCGACAGCCTGCCCTTCGACGTGCTCGATCCGACCAAGTTCATCCCCGAGGAGCTGCTGCCGGTCCGCCCGATCGGCCGCATGGTGCTGGACCGCTGGCCGGACAACTTCTTCGCCGAGACCGAGCAGGTCGCCTACTGCCCGGCCAACATCGTGCCGGGCGTCGACTTCACCAACGACCCGCTGCTGCAGGGCCGGCTGTTCAGCTATCTCGACACCCAGCACAGCCGGCTGGGCACCTCGAACTTCCACCAGATCCCGATCAACGCGCCCAAATGCCCGGTGATGAACTTCCAGCGCGACGGTCACATGCAGATGACCCAGCCCAAGGGCCGCGCCAACTACGAGCCCAACTCCCTGTCCGACCAAGGCGAGATCGGCGGGCCGCGCGAATGCCCGGTCACCGGTTTCGAGACCTTCCCGAGCGCCGATGACGCCAGCGAGCAGGGCGACAAGCTGCGGATCCGCCCGGAAAGCTTCGCCGACCACTACAGCCAGGCGCGGCTGTTCTTCCGCTCCCTCGACGCCCCGGAGCAGGCCCACCTGGCCTCGGCCCTGGTGTTCGAGCTTTCCAAGGTCGAGATCGCCGCCATCCGTACGCGGATGCTCGGCAACCTGGTCAACGTCGATCCGGACCTGGCCAAGCGGGTTGCCGACGGCCTCAACATGCCGCTGCCCAAGGCCAGCCCGACCGCCGCCCCGGTGCTGGACATGGACCTGTCGCCGGCCCTGCGGATCATCAGCGGGCCGCTCGACCTGGACACCCTCAAGGGCCGCAAGGTCGGGGTGCTGATCGCCGACGGCTCCGACGCCGCCGAGGTCACGGCGGTGACCACGGCAGTCGCCAAGGCCGGCGGCAAGGCGATGATCATCGCCCCCAGGATCGGCGGCGCGAAACTCTCCGACGGCACGCTGCTGCCGGCCGACGGCCAGCTGGCCGGCACGCCCTCGGTGATGGTGGACGCCATCGCCGTGGTGCTGTCGGAAGACGGCTGCGCGATGCTGCTCAAGGAGGCGGCGGCCGTGCAGTTCGTCATGGACGCCTTCGGCCACCTCAAGGCCATCGGCCATTCGGCGGCTGCCAAACCCCTGCTGGACAAGGCCGGGGTGGAGCCGGACGAGGGCGTCACCGATCTGGGCGCCGACTTCATCGCCGCCGGCGGCAAGCGGTTCTGGGACCGCGAGCCGGGCGTCCGCACCCTGGCCTGATCCTTGCGCGGCGGTCGGAACCGATGGCTCCGACCGCCGTTAGCGCAGGATGCTGAAACTCGCCGGTGTCTTCCTCTTCGTCATGATCATCGCGGGCATCCTGGGCTTCGTCGTCGACGTCGCCGGGACCCTCGCCAAGGTCGCATTCTTCATCTGCCTGATCGGCTTCGCCGTGACGGTCGTCATGAAATGGCTGGGCCAGAAGAAGACAGGGTAGTTCGACGACGCCAGTATAGCACTTGGCGACCGAAAATTAAATCAGCGAAATCAACACACTAAGTCCTATCTGGGTGTCTGCCCGGAACCGCCTTTTGGGCGGCTTTTGTCATACCGGAAGACCACCCCGAACCCACCTTGGAACCACCGTAACTTGGTGGGTTGCGTCCATTGCCCAGGATGGGGCGACATGAATATGTCTAGACATATTCATCGTTTCGCCAGCCCTACTCGAACACCGCCGTCTGCGCGCCGACGCCCGGACGGAAGAGCAGGGTGCGGGTCACCTTGCCGAGGCGGACGTTGACCTGGAATTCCGGGATGTCGGCATCGACCTGCGGCAGCAGGTCGGCCTCGATGACCACGGACGTCACTGGCGTCTTCATCCGGCCCTTGTAGACCAGGGTCAGGTCGTCGCCCTCGGCGTCCCGGCGCTCGTAGCGCAGGGTCTGGCCATCGACGGTGAAGTGGCTCCGCAGGTGGGCGACGAAGGCGTCCATGGCGGCGTCGTTGTCGAGGCTGGGCTGTTCGTCGGGAGCGAGGACGGCCAGGGCCGGTTCGGCGTCGTGGGCGGCCATGCGGTGGGTGACGGTGACCTCGCCGGTTGCCGCGTCGATGACCACCACCGACAGGGTGGCGTGGCCGCGATGGGCCAGCGCCGCGCCGCCGCCGGAAAGGGCCAGCAGCAGCGCGGCGAGGGTGATCCACAGGCGGCGCATCGCCTAGTCCTTCTTCGGGGCCGGTTTGGTGGCCAGGCCGTCGGGGGTCACCTGCAG
The nucleotide sequence above comes from Caulobacter sp. NIBR1757. Encoded proteins:
- a CDS encoding nitronate monooxygenase produces the protein MIKNRITEMLGVQYPIVQAPMGWIARSQLASAVSNAGAMGIIETSSGQLDEVRAEIGKMRQLTDKPFGVNVAQAFVRDPDIVQFVIDQGVKFVSTSAGDPAKYCGQLKAAGLTVFHVVPSLGAALKAIEAGVDGLIVEGGEGGGFKNPRDVATMVLLPLVCSKVDVPIIAAGGITDGRTMAAAFALGAEGVQMGTRMVSAAESPVHENWKTAIVEAKETDTVFLNRFGPGPALRALRTAKTTEYEKASPEGGVMAEFANALKLYFGGDMEASIALSGQVAGRIDSVRPVADIIRDTVREFEEVTADLGRRYGVTC
- a CDS encoding DUF6702 family protein; this translates as MRRLWITLAALLLALSGGGAALAHRGHATLSVVVIDAATGEVTVTHRMAAHDAEPALAVLAPDEQPSLDNDAAMDAFVAHLRSHFTVDGQTLRYERRDAEGDDLTLVYKGRMKTPVTSVVIEADLLPQVDADIPEFQVNVRLGKVTRTLLFRPGVGAQTAVFE
- a CDS encoding RNA methyltransferase, which translates into the protein MLIPITDPADPRVEPYRDIRERDLVGRQGLFVAEGEVVLNLLARSSRFEAVSVLIDPRRQDKLAQTLDLLSETTPVYLADQAVLDAIAGFHLHRGILAIGRRRDPPSATDLLATLPERALVLALVGIANHDNMGGLFRNAAAFGVDAVLLDTDCCDPLYRKAIRVSVGGVLTTPFAWLAEGEDLIALLGQANLQPIALSPAGQTVLARLPVPPRAALLAGAEGPGLPDAVLARCTTVSIPMAAGFDSLNVATSVGIALHHLRNG
- a CDS encoding catalase, producing the protein MADNSSFKTDRGAGGETHQHVPKSADHQTAEHLTTNQGIRVSDNQNQLKSGPRGPVLLEDFVLREKIFHFDHERIPERIVHARGSAAHGFFELYESLSDITKADLFQRAGEKTPLFTRFSTVAGGAGSVDTPRDVRGFAVKFYTQEGNWDLVGNNIPVFFIQDAIKFPDLVHSVKMEADRGFPQAASAHDTFWDFISLMPESTHMIMWAMSDRTIPRSLRTIEGFGVHTFRLVNAKGVSTFVKFHWKPKQGLQSTIWDEAVKIAGADPDFHRRDLFEAITSGDFPEWELGIQAFDQAFADSLPFDVLDPTKFIPEELLPVRPIGRMVLDRWPDNFFAETEQVAYCPANIVPGVDFTNDPLLQGRLFSYLDTQHSRLGTSNFHQIPINAPKCPVMNFQRDGHMQMTQPKGRANYEPNSLSDQGEIGGPRECPVTGFETFPSADDASEQGDKLRIRPESFADHYSQARLFFRSLDAPEQAHLASALVFELSKVEIAAIRTRMLGNLVNVDPDLAKRVADGLNMPLPKASPTAAPVLDMDLSPALRIISGPLDLDTLKGRKVGVLIADGSDAAEVTAVTTAVAKAGGKAMIIAPRIGGAKLSDGTLLPADGQLAGTPSVMVDAIAVVLSEDGCAMLLKEAAAVQFVMDAFGHLKAIGHSAAAKPLLDKAGVEPDEGVTDLGADFIAAGGKRFWDREPGVRTLA